A genomic window from Streptomyces sp. MST-110588 includes:
- the trxA gene encoding thioredoxin, with protein MAGATVTVTDANFEEVVLKSDKPVLVDFWATWCGPCRSVAPVLEAIAAEHDEIVIAKLNTDENPQTTAKYGVMSIPTMNVYQGGEVVKTIVGAKPMAALKRDLADFLA; from the coding sequence ATGGCCGGTGCCACGGTGACCGTAACGGACGCCAACTTCGAAGAGGTCGTCCTCAAGAGCGACAAGCCCGTACTCGTCGACTTCTGGGCCACCTGGTGCGGTCCTTGCCGCTCGGTCGCGCCCGTCCTGGAGGCCATCGCCGCCGAGCACGACGAGATCGTCATCGCCAAGCTCAACACCGACGAGAACCCGCAGACCACCGCCAAGTACGGCGTCATGTCGATTCCGACCATGAACGTCTACCAGGGCGGTGAGGTCGTCAAGACCATCGTCGGCGCCAAGCCGATGGCCGCTCTTAAGCGGGACCTGGCGGACTTCCTCGCCTGA
- a CDS encoding GNAT family N-acetyltransferase, whose amino-acid sequence MGRRLVPLTLDNLPDLPKRCRSCVFWELDPVSGEAAVKGGRTELEKESWISAVLLEWGSCGRVVYVDEVPVGFVMYAPPAYVPRSTAFPTSPVSSDAVQLLTAWLTPGFQGQGLGRVMVQTVAKDLIRRGFKAVEAFGDARWEEPACVLPAEHLLAVGFKTVRPHPRFPRLRLELRTTISWKEDVELALDRLLGAVQKEPVLRPL is encoded by the coding sequence ATGGGCCGCAGGCTCGTACCGCTCACGCTGGACAACCTTCCGGATCTCCCCAAGCGGTGCCGCTCCTGTGTCTTCTGGGAGCTCGATCCCGTCAGTGGCGAGGCCGCGGTAAAGGGCGGCCGGACGGAGCTGGAAAAGGAGTCCTGGATCTCGGCCGTACTGCTGGAATGGGGTTCCTGCGGGCGGGTGGTCTATGTCGACGAGGTGCCGGTCGGGTTCGTGATGTACGCGCCCCCGGCGTATGTGCCGCGCTCCACGGCCTTTCCCACGAGCCCGGTGTCCTCCGATGCCGTGCAGTTGCTGACGGCCTGGCTGACGCCGGGCTTCCAGGGGCAGGGACTGGGCCGGGTGATGGTGCAGACGGTCGCCAAGGACCTGATCCGGCGCGGCTTCAAGGCGGTCGAGGCGTTCGGGGACGCGCGCTGGGAAGAACCGGCGTGTGTGCTTCCCGCCGAGCACCTCCTGGCGGTGGGCTTCAAGACGGTACGGCCGCACCCGCGTTTCCCCCGGCTGCGGCTCGAACTGCGCACCACGATCTCCTGGAAGGAAGACGTGGAACTGGCGCTGGACCGGCTGCTGGGTGCCGTCCAGAAAGAACCGGTACTGCGACCGCTGTAG
- a CDS encoding ParB/RepB/Spo0J family partition protein, protein MSERRRGLGRGLAALIPPAQQTPEGTGPAVGRGTMSPSDVPVIVADRGVAAAKVASLPKSPVSRETRAPVKEEAAAMEVIKEVEGAHFAELPLDSITPNPRQPREVFDEVALEELVISIREVGLLQPVVVRQTGPERYELIMGERRWRACREAGLERIPAIVRATEDDKLLLDALLENLHRAQLNPLEEAAAYDQLLRDFKCTHDELADRIGRSRPQVSNTLRLLRLSPPVQKKVAAGVLSAGHARALIPVDDAEEQERLAMRIVREGLSVRSVEEIVTLMGTRPKSGAKAKGPRAGARVSPALSDLASRLSDRFETRVKVDLGQKKGKIVVEFASIEDLDRILGTLAPGEGRVMEQETGEDK, encoded by the coding sequence GTGAGCGAACGACGTAGGGGGCTGGGCCGTGGGCTTGCTGCACTGATCCCCCCGGCACAGCAGACCCCAGAGGGAACCGGCCCCGCAGTGGGCAGGGGAACGATGTCGCCATCGGACGTGCCGGTCATAGTGGCGGACCGAGGGGTTGCGGCGGCGAAGGTCGCCTCGCTTCCCAAGAGCCCTGTTTCACGTGAAACACGAGCGCCGGTGAAGGAGGAGGCTGCCGCCATGGAGGTGATCAAGGAGGTCGAGGGGGCTCATTTCGCTGAGCTTCCGCTGGACTCCATCACCCCTAATCCACGGCAGCCACGTGAGGTCTTCGACGAGGTTGCGCTAGAGGAGCTGGTCATCTCCATCCGGGAGGTGGGCCTGCTGCAACCGGTGGTGGTCCGGCAGACCGGTCCCGAGCGGTACGAGCTGATCATGGGCGAGCGCCGCTGGCGGGCGTGCCGTGAGGCCGGCCTGGAACGGATCCCCGCCATCGTCCGGGCGACCGAGGACGACAAGCTGCTGCTGGACGCATTGCTGGAGAACCTCCACCGCGCCCAGCTCAATCCACTGGAAGAGGCGGCGGCCTACGACCAGTTGCTGCGGGACTTCAAGTGCACCCACGATGAACTGGCCGACCGGATCGGACGGTCCCGTCCCCAGGTCTCCAACACCCTGAGGCTGTTGCGGCTGTCACCGCCGGTGCAGAAAAAGGTTGCGGCGGGAGTGCTTTCCGCAGGCCATGCCAGGGCCCTTATTCCCGTGGATGATGCGGAGGAGCAGGAGCGGCTGGCCATGCGCATCGTGCGCGAGGGGCTGTCGGTGCGGTCGGTCGAGGAGATCGTGACGCTGATGGGGACACGCCCCAAGAGCGGGGCCAAGGCCAAGGGGCCGCGTGCCGGTGCGCGGGTGTCCCCCGCGCTGAGCGATCTCGCCTCCCGGCTCTCGGACCGCTTCGAGACCCGGGTGAAGGTAGACCTGGGACAGAAGAAGGGAAAGATCGTCGTCGAGTTCGCCTCGATAGAGGATCTGGACCGCATCCTCGGCACGCTCGCCCCGGGCGAGGGCCGGGTCATGGAGCAGGAGACCGGCGAGGACAAGTAA
- a CDS encoding AAA family ATPase, which translates to MAGSEHCEPDVEESESLRSDANIAGPMTDPVPGPRSESFEEGVSQETPSPMDDTQIGRAAQLPVEVFGRVDGGLPRPEQTRVMVVANQKGGVGKTTTTVNLAASLALHGARVLVVDLDPQGNASTALGIDHHAEVPSIYDVLVESKPLSDVVLPVPDVEGLFCAPATIDLAGAEIELVSLVARESRLDRAIKAYEQPLDYILIDCPPSLGLLTVNALVAGAEVLIPIQCEYYALEGLGQLLRNVDLVRGHLNPGLHVSTILLTMYDGRTRLASQVADEVRNHFGSEVLRTSIPRSVRISEAPSYGQTVLTYDPGSSGALSYMEAAREIALRGVAGAGGQGPTVNYQAQQHSMSEGNQ; encoded by the coding sequence ATGGCAGGCTCTGAGCATTGCGAGCCTGATGTCGAGGAGAGTGAATCCTTGCGGTCCGACGCCAACATCGCGGGGCCGATGACCGATCCGGTCCCCGGTCCCCGTAGCGAGTCGTTCGAGGAGGGCGTTTCCCAGGAGACGCCGTCCCCGATGGACGACACCCAGATCGGTCGTGCAGCTCAGCTACCGGTGGAGGTATTCGGCCGCGTGGACGGCGGTCTGCCCCGGCCGGAACAGACCCGGGTCATGGTGGTCGCCAACCAGAAGGGCGGGGTCGGCAAGACCACCACGACCGTCAACCTCGCCGCTTCGCTGGCCCTGCACGGAGCCCGGGTCCTGGTGGTCGATCTCGATCCACAGGGCAACGCCTCGACGGCTCTGGGAATCGACCACCACGCCGAGGTGCCCTCGATCTACGACGTCCTGGTGGAGAGCAAGCCGCTCTCCGACGTCGTGCTGCCGGTACCGGACGTGGAGGGCCTGTTCTGTGCTCCTGCCACGATCGATCTGGCCGGTGCCGAGATCGAGCTGGTGTCCTTGGTGGCCCGGGAGAGCAGGCTGGACCGGGCCATCAAGGCGTACGAGCAGCCGCTGGACTACATCCTCATCGACTGCCCGCCGTCCCTGGGACTGCTCACCGTCAACGCGCTGGTCGCCGGCGCCGAGGTGCTGATCCCCATCCAGTGCGAGTACTACGCGCTGGAGGGACTGGGCCAGTTGCTGCGCAATGTCGACCTGGTACGGGGACATCTCAACCCCGGACTGCATGTCTCGACGATCCTGCTCACCATGTACGACGGGCGGACCCGCCTGGCCTCGCAGGTCGCCGACGAGGTACGCAACCACTTCGGCAGCGAGGTGCTGCGTACCAGCATTCCTCGTTCCGTGCGTATCTCCGAGGCGCCCAGCTACGGGCAGACCGTTCTCACCTATGACCCGGGATCCAGCGGGGCGCTCTCCTACATGGAGGCGGCTCGGGAGATCGCACTGCGTGGAGTCGCCGGGGCCGGGGGGCAGGGACCCACCGTGAACTACCAAGCACAACAGCACAGCATGTCGGAGGGGAATCAGTGA
- the rsmG gene encoding 16S rRNA (guanine(527)-N(7))-methyltransferase RsmG — protein sequence MTEAAAELPPAPEAAQEVFGERFAEAVRYGELLADAGVRRGLIGPREVPRLWERHLLNCAVLSEVVPEGVTVCDVGSGAGLPGIPLALVRPDLKITLLEPLLRRTTFLQEVVELLGLDHVTVVRGRAEEVMGKLPQVHVVTARAVAPLDRLAGWGVPLLRPYGEMLALKGDTAEEELKGARAALSKLGVVETSVVQVGEGIVDPLSTVVRVEVGESPGGVRFAAKRAKAARTGRGSRGRRR from the coding sequence GTGACGGAGGCAGCAGCGGAGCTCCCGCCGGCGCCGGAAGCGGCGCAGGAGGTATTCGGTGAGCGCTTTGCGGAGGCTGTGCGCTATGGCGAGCTGCTCGCCGACGCGGGGGTGCGCCGGGGGCTGATCGGGCCGCGTGAGGTGCCGCGGCTGTGGGAGCGGCACCTGCTGAACTGTGCGGTTCTCTCGGAAGTGGTTCCCGAGGGCGTCACGGTGTGCGATGTCGGGTCGGGGGCAGGGCTTCCGGGGATTCCGCTGGCGCTGGTGCGTCCGGACCTGAAGATCACCCTGCTGGAGCCGCTGCTGCGGCGGACGACCTTCCTCCAGGAAGTGGTCGAGCTGCTGGGACTGGATCATGTGACGGTGGTGCGCGGCCGGGCCGAGGAGGTCATGGGCAAGCTGCCGCAGGTGCATGTGGTGACCGCCCGGGCGGTGGCGCCGCTGGACCGTCTCGCGGGCTGGGGTGTTCCGCTGCTGCGTCCGTACGGCGAGATGCTGGCGCTCAAGGGGGACACCGCTGAGGAGGAGCTGAAGGGCGCGCGGGCCGCGCTGAGCAAGCTCGGTGTGGTGGAGACCTCTGTGGTGCAGGTCGGTGAAGGGATCGTGGACCCGCTGTCGACGGTGGTGCGGGTGGAGGTCGGGGAGAGCCCCGGCGGGGTGCGCTTTGCGGCCAAGCGGGCCAAGGCGGCGCGGACCGGCCGTGGCTCGCGGGGTCGGCGCCGCTGA
- a CDS encoding R3H domain-containing nucleic acid-binding protein, whose translation MEGSPAAEGTDTLTRLEQEGEIAADYLEGLLDIADLDGDIDMDVEADRAAVSIISDTAGRDLQKLVGRDGEVLEALQELTRLAVHRETGDRSRLMLDIAGFRARKRTELAELGAKAAEEARSTGEPVKLKPMTPFERKVVHDAVAAAGLRSESEGEEPQRRVVVLPA comes from the coding sequence GTGGAGGGCTCCCCTGCCGCTGAGGGCACGGACACGCTCACCCGCCTGGAGCAGGAGGGGGAGATCGCGGCCGACTACCTTGAGGGGCTGCTGGACATCGCGGACCTCGACGGCGACATCGACATGGATGTCGAGGCGGACCGTGCCGCCGTGTCGATCATCAGTGACACGGCCGGCCGTGACCTGCAGAAGCTGGTGGGCCGTGACGGTGAGGTGCTGGAGGCGCTGCAGGAGCTGACCCGGCTGGCGGTCCACCGGGAGACCGGTGACCGTAGCCGGCTGATGCTGGACATCGCGGGTTTCCGGGCGCGCAAGCGTACGGAGCTGGCGGAGCTGGGTGCCAAGGCCGCCGAGGAGGCCAGGAGCACCGGTGAGCCGGTGAAGCTCAAGCCGATGACGCCCTTCGAACGGAAGGTCGTACACGACGCGGTGGCGGCGGCCGGACTGCGCAGCGAGTCCGAGGGCGAGGAGCCGCAGCGCCGAGTGGTGGTTCTGCCGGCCTGA
- the yidC gene encoding membrane protein insertase YidC, translated as MDTILNPLYYAVSWIIVQFHSFYSLLFDRNSGAAWGLSIVSLVVLIRICLIPLFVKQIKATRNMQALQPKMKAIQERYKSDKQRQSEEMMKLYKETGTNPLSSCLPILAQSPFFISLYQVLNHIANNKTVGFIDQSLLESAQKAHIFGAPLAAKFMDSAEKIESLGASLTNVRVVTVIMIVLMSASQFYTQRQLMTKNVDLTVKTPFMQQQKMLMYVFPIMFAVFGINFPVGVLVYWLTTNVWTMGQQMYVIRRNPTPGSKAFKERQERLRAKGKIVEDPAETEARKAAEEARQNRQQPKRQTKSQRQTQPSGGGAQNRTRAGSVSGTAGASAESATKKQSLEKKTPQDSTPKKDGHTSSGSRKAKSGQRKGPQRPKHPSKK; from the coding sequence GTGGACACGATCCTGAATCCTCTCTATTACGCCGTCTCCTGGATCATCGTCCAGTTCCACTCGTTCTACAGCCTCCTCTTCGACCGGAACAGTGGAGCGGCGTGGGGTCTGTCCATCGTCTCGCTGGTGGTGCTGATCCGTATCTGCCTGATCCCGCTCTTCGTGAAGCAGATCAAGGCGACGCGGAACATGCAGGCGCTCCAGCCGAAGATGAAGGCGATCCAGGAGCGCTACAAGAGCGACAAGCAGCGCCAGTCCGAAGAGATGATGAAGCTCTACAAGGAAACGGGTACCAACCCGCTTTCGAGCTGTCTCCCGATCCTGGCGCAGTCGCCGTTCTTCATCTCGCTCTACCAGGTCCTGAACCACATCGCCAATAACAAGACGGTCGGCTTCATCGATCAGTCGCTGCTGGAGAGCGCGCAGAAGGCGCACATCTTCGGCGCCCCGCTGGCTGCGAAGTTCATGGACAGCGCGGAGAAGATCGAGAGCCTGGGCGCGTCCCTGACCAACGTCCGTGTGGTCACGGTCATCATGATCGTGCTGATGTCGGCGTCGCAGTTCTACACGCAGCGCCAGCTCATGACCAAGAACGTCGACCTGACGGTGAAGACGCCGTTCATGCAGCAGCAGAAGATGCTGATGTACGTCTTCCCGATCATGTTCGCCGTCTTCGGCATCAACTTCCCCGTCGGTGTCCTCGTCTACTGGCTGACCACCAACGTGTGGACCATGGGCCAGCAGATGTACGTCATCCGCCGTAACCCGACTCCGGGCAGCAAGGCGTTCAAGGAGCGGCAGGAGCGGCTGCGCGCCAAGGGCAAGATCGTCGAGGACCCGGCCGAGACCGAGGCCAGGAAGGCCGCCGAGGAGGCGCGCCAGAACCGGCAGCAGCCCAAGCGGCAGACGAAGTCCCAGCGTCAGACGCAGCCCTCGGGCGGCGGAGCGCAGAACCGTACCCGTGCCGGGTCGGTCTCCGGCACTGCGGGCGCCTCGGCCGAGAGCGCCACGAAGAAGCAGTCGCTGGAGAAGAAGACACCGCAGGACAGCACGCCGAAGAAGGACGGTCACACCTCCTCCGGCTCCCGTAAGGCCAAGTCCGGACAGCGCAAGGGCCCACAGCGGCCCAAGCACCCGTCCAAGAAGTAA
- the yidD gene encoding membrane protein insertion efficiency factor YidD, with translation MKYPLLLLIKLYQWTISPLLGPVCKYYPSCSRYGYTAIDRHGAVKGTALTAWRILRCNPWSLGGVDHVPPRKRPVWHQRLRSRSGGPVVHEPAAQPETQPNAQGA, from the coding sequence ATGAAGTATCCGCTGCTGCTGCTGATCAAGCTGTACCAATGGACCATCAGCCCACTGCTGGGCCCGGTCTGCAAGTACTACCCGTCGTGCTCCCGCTATGGCTATACGGCCATCGACCGGCACGGCGCGGTGAAAGGGACCGCGCTGACGGCCTGGCGCATCCTGCGGTGCAATCCGTGGTCGCTCGGTGGCGTGGACCACGTTCCTCCCCGGAAGCGTCCGGTCTGGCATCAGCGGCTGAGGAGCCGTTCGGGCGGGCCCGTCGTCCATGAGCCCGCCGCACAGCCCGAGACTCAGCCCAACGCCCAAGGAGCCTGA
- the rnpA gene encoding ribonuclease P protein component translates to MLPTEHRLRRREDFATAVRRGRRAGRPLLVVHFRSGATDPHAAGECLPPARAGFVVSKAVGGAVVRNKVKRRLRHLVRDRLDRLPAGSLVVVRALPGAGTADHDDLARDLDTALQRLLGGNPHTEGRGRAPR, encoded by the coding sequence GTGCTGCCTACCGAACATCGGCTGAGGCGGCGCGAGGACTTTGCGACCGCGGTACGCCGGGGACGCAGGGCCGGGCGCCCGCTCCTTGTCGTTCATTTTCGTAGCGGTGCAACGGACCCGCACGCAGCGGGGGAATGCCTTCCCCCGGCGCGTGCGGGTTTCGTCGTGAGCAAGGCCGTCGGCGGTGCCGTGGTCCGCAACAAGGTCAAGCGCAGACTTCGCCACCTTGTGCGGGACCGGCTGGACCGGCTGCCCGCCGGTAGCCTGGTAGTCGTACGGGCGCTGCCCGGTGCGGGTACGGCGGACCACGACGACCTGGCCCGCGACCTGGACACCGCGCTGCAGCGGCTGCTGGGTGGGAATCCCCATACCGAAGGTCGGGGGAGGGCGCCGCGATGA
- the rpmH gene encoding 50S ribosomal protein L34 — protein MSKRTFQPNNRRRAKTHGFRLRMRTRAGRAILAARRGKGRARLSA, from the coding sequence GTGAGCAAGCGCACCTTCCAGCCGAACAACCGCCGTCGCGCGAAGACCCACGGCTTCCGCCTGCGTATGCGCACCCGCGCCGGCCGTGCGATTCTCGCCGCCCGCCGTGGCAAGGGTCGCGCGCGCCTGTCGGCCTGA
- the dnaA gene encoding chromosomal replication initiator protein DnaA, producing MADVPADLAAVWPRVLDHLLRAESDSLKPKDQDWLKRTQPLALVADTALLAVPNEFAKGVLEGRLAPLIGEALSHECGRPIRIAITVDDSTDEPAAQQPPSSPQQHGQTQLGQSQHGQTQHGQTQHGQTQHGRPQHGQGLHGQGQQGQQGQQGQQGQHQPQQAQPQHQSQQYDGYDDRDNRQGYGVQGDDLPTVRPAYPDYQQRQQPRHDPGAWPQHSNGHAGGMGDPGRHEDYGWQQQRLGGFPERDPYASPPPPHVQQQHQHSQRSQNDYRPQASERPGPPQHQPSEGPRSPYEQPQRRDLSEHQPTAHTPHPGSGSHLPAPSGAPGPLAAQPAPAAGPGEPTARLNPKYLFDTFVIGASNRFAHAAAVAVAEAPAKAYNPLFIYGESGLGKTHLLHAIGHYARSLYPGTRVRYVSSEEFTNEFINSIRDGKADAFRKRYRDMDILLVDDIQFLASKESTQEEFFHTFNTLHNANKQIVLSSDRPPKQLVTLEDRLRNRFEWGLITDVQPPELETRIAILRKKAVQEQLNAPPEVLEFIASRISRNIRELEGALIRVTAFASLNRQPVDLGLTEIVLKDLIPGGEDAAPEITATAIMAATADYFGLTVDDLCGSSRSRVLVTARQIAMYLCRELTDLSLPKIGAQFGGRDHTTVMHADRKIRALMAERRSIYNQVTELTNRIKNG from the coding sequence GTGGCTGACGTACCTGCCGATCTTGCCGCAGTGTGGCCACGCGTCCTCGACCACCTCCTACGCGCGGAGAGTGACAGTCTCAAGCCCAAGGACCAGGACTGGCTCAAGCGCACCCAGCCGCTGGCCCTGGTCGCCGACACCGCGCTGCTCGCCGTGCCGAACGAATTCGCCAAGGGCGTCCTGGAGGGCCGGCTCGCCCCCCTCATCGGCGAGGCGCTGAGCCACGAGTGCGGCCGTCCCATCCGTATCGCGATCACCGTCGACGACTCGACCGACGAGCCCGCGGCCCAGCAGCCGCCCTCGTCCCCGCAGCAGCACGGCCAGACTCAGCTTGGCCAGTCCCAGCACGGTCAAACGCAGCACGGTCAAACGCAGCACGGTCAGACACAGCACGGCCGGCCCCAGCATGGCCAGGGACTGCACGGCCAGGGCCAGCAGGGCCAGCAGGGACAGCAGGGACAGCAGGGACAGCACCAGCCCCAGCAGGCGCAGCCGCAACACCAGTCCCAGCAGTACGACGGCTACGACGACCGTGACAACCGGCAGGGCTACGGCGTCCAGGGTGACGACCTGCCCACCGTCCGCCCCGCCTACCCCGATTATCAGCAGCGCCAGCAGCCCCGGCACGACCCCGGCGCCTGGCCGCAGCACTCCAACGGCCACGCGGGCGGCATGGGCGACCCCGGCCGCCACGAGGACTACGGCTGGCAGCAGCAGCGGCTCGGCGGCTTCCCCGAGCGCGACCCGTACGCCTCTCCGCCGCCCCCACACGTACAACAGCAGCATCAGCACTCCCAGCGGTCACAGAACGACTACCGGCCGCAGGCATCCGAGCGCCCCGGTCCGCCCCAGCACCAGCCTTCTGAGGGCCCGCGCTCCCCGTACGAGCAGCCGCAGCGCCGCGACCTCTCCGAGCACCAGCCGACCGCGCACACCCCGCACCCGGGCTCCGGCTCCCACCTGCCGGCGCCCAGCGGCGCGCCCGGCCCGCTCGCCGCCCAGCCCGCTCCCGCGGCCGGTCCCGGTGAGCCCACCGCCCGCCTGAACCCCAAGTACCTCTTCGACACCTTCGTCATCGGTGCTTCCAACCGCTTCGCGCACGCCGCCGCGGTCGCCGTCGCGGAGGCGCCGGCCAAGGCGTACAACCCCCTGTTCATCTACGGGGAGTCCGGCCTGGGCAAGACGCACCTGCTGCACGCCATCGGGCACTACGCGCGCAGCCTCTACCCGGGCACCCGGGTGCGGTATGTGAGCTCGGAGGAGTTCACCAACGAGTTCATCAACTCCATCCGCGACGGCAAGGCGGACGCGTTCCGCAAGCGCTACCGCGACATGGACATCCTTCTGGTCGACGACATCCAGTTCCTGGCGAGCAAGGAGTCGACGCAGGAGGAGTTCTTCCACACCTTCAACACCCTGCACAACGCCAACAAGCAGATCGTGCTGTCCTCCGACCGGCCGCCCAAGCAACTGGTCACCCTGGAGGACCGGCTCCGCAACCGCTTCGAGTGGGGCCTGATCACGGACGTGCAGCCGCCGGAGCTGGAGACGCGGATCGCGATCCTGCGCAAGAAGGCCGTACAGGAGCAGCTCAACGCGCCGCCCGAGGTACTGGAGTTCATCGCCTCGCGCATCTCGCGCAACATCAGGGAGCTGGAAGGCGCGCTGATCCGTGTCACGGCCTTCGCCTCGCTCAACCGGCAGCCGGTGGACCTGGGCCTGACGGAGATCGTCCTGAAGGACCTGATCCCCGGCGGCGAGGACGCCGCTCCGGAGATCACCGCGACCGCGATCATGGCGGCGACCGCGGACTACTTCGGGCTGACCGTCGACGACCTGTGCGGGTCCTCGCGGAGCCGGGTGCTGGTGACGGCCCGGCAGATCGCCATGTATCTGTGCCGCGAGCTGACGGATCTGTCGCTGCCGAAGATCGGCGCGCAGTTCGGGGGCCGCGACCATACGACGGTGATGCACGCCGACCGCAAGATCCGCGCGCTCATGGCGGAGCGGCGCTCCATCTACAACCAGGTCACCGAACTCACCAACCGCATCAAGAACGGCTGA
- the dnaN gene encoding DNA polymerase III subunit beta, with amino-acid sequence MKIRVERDVLAEAVAWAAKSLPARPPVPVLAGLLLKAEESALSLSGFDYEVSARVSVEADVEEGGTVLVSGRLLADICRALPNRPVEISTDGVRVTVVCGSSRFTLHTLPVEEYPALPQMPTATGTVPGEVFAAAAAQVAIAAGRDDTLPVLTGVRIEIEGDTVTLASTDRYRFAVREFLWKPENPDASAVALVPAKTLLDTAKSLSSGDTVTLALSGSGAGEGLIGFEGAGRRTTTRLLEGDLPKYRTLFPTEFNSVAVIETAPFVEAVKRVALVAERNTPVRLSFEQGVLILEAGSSDDAQAVERVDADLEGEDISIAFNPGFLLEGLSAIDSPVAQLSFTTSTKPALLSGRPAKDAEADEAYKYLIMPVRLSG; translated from the coding sequence GTGAAGATCCGGGTGGAGCGCGATGTACTCGCGGAGGCAGTGGCCTGGGCGGCCAAGAGCCTCCCGGCCCGTCCGCCGGTGCCCGTCCTCGCGGGCCTGCTGCTGAAGGCGGAGGAGAGTGCCCTGAGCCTCTCCGGCTTCGACTACGAGGTCTCGGCGCGGGTCTCGGTCGAGGCGGACGTGGAGGAGGGCGGCACGGTCCTGGTCTCCGGCCGCCTGCTCGCCGACATCTGCCGCGCCCTCCCCAACCGTCCGGTGGAGATCTCCACAGACGGTGTACGGGTCACCGTCGTCTGCGGCTCCTCGCGATTCACACTCCACACCCTTCCTGTGGAGGAGTACCCGGCCCTGCCGCAGATGCCGACCGCCACCGGCACCGTCCCCGGTGAGGTCTTCGCGGCTGCCGCCGCCCAGGTGGCCATCGCCGCCGGCCGCGACGACACGCTCCCGGTGCTCACCGGCGTACGGATCGAGATCGAGGGCGACACCGTCACGCTGGCCTCCACCGACCGCTACCGCTTCGCGGTCCGCGAGTTCCTGTGGAAGCCGGAGAACCCGGACGCCTCCGCCGTGGCGCTGGTGCCCGCCAAGACGCTTCTGGACACCGCCAAGTCGCTGAGCAGCGGTGACACCGTCACGCTGGCGCTGTCCGGGTCGGGCGCGGGCGAGGGCCTGATCGGTTTCGAGGGCGCGGGGCGGCGTACGACCACGCGGCTGCTCGAAGGCGACCTGCCGAAGTACCGCACGCTCTTCCCCACGGAGTTCAACTCGGTGGCCGTGATCGAGACCGCGCCGTTCGTCGAGGCGGTCAAGCGTGTGGCCCTGGTGGCCGAGCGCAACACTCCGGTGCGGCTGAGCTTCGAGCAGGGTGTGCTGATCCTGGAAGCGGGGTCGAGCGACGACGCACAGGCTGTGGAAAGGGTCGACGCCGACCTGGAGGGCGAGGACATCTCCATCGCCTTCAACCCGGGCTTCCTGCTGGAGGGCCTGTCGGCCATCGACTCCCCGGTCGCGCAGCTCTCCTTCACCACGTCGACCAAGCCCGCGCTGCTCAGTGGCCGGCCGGCCAAGGACGCCGAGGCGGACGAGGCGTACAAGTACCTGATCATGCCGGTCCGCCTCTCCGGCTGA
- the gnd gene encoding phosphogluconate dehydrogenase (NAD(+)-dependent, decarboxylating): MELGLVGLGKMGGNMRERIRRAGHTVVGYDRNPDLADVHSLKELVDSLKGPRVVWVMVPAGAATQSTIDELGELLSPGDVVVDGGNSRWTDDEKHAEELKAKGIGFVDCGVSGGVWGLENGYALMYGGAADDVAKVQPVFDALKPEGDFGSVHAGKVGAGHFAKMVHNGIEYAMMQAYAEGWELLEKVDSVTDVREVFRSWQQGTVIRSWLLDLAVNALDDDEHLDKLRGYAADSGEGRWTVEAAIDNAVPLPAITASLFARFASRQDDSPQMKMIAALRNQFGGHAVENAKK; this comes from the coding sequence ATGGAGCTCGGTCTCGTCGGTCTCGGCAAGATGGGCGGCAACATGCGTGAGCGCATCCGCCGCGCAGGACACACCGTCGTCGGATACGACCGCAACCCCGACCTCGCCGATGTCCACAGCCTCAAGGAGCTGGTGGACAGCCTGAAGGGGCCGCGGGTCGTGTGGGTCATGGTGCCGGCCGGTGCCGCCACCCAGTCCACGATCGACGAGCTGGGTGAGCTGCTCTCCCCGGGTGACGTGGTCGTCGACGGCGGGAACTCCCGCTGGACGGACGACGAGAAGCACGCCGAGGAGCTGAAGGCCAAGGGCATCGGCTTCGTGGACTGCGGTGTCTCCGGTGGCGTGTGGGGCCTGGAGAACGGCTACGCGCTGATGTACGGCGGCGCCGCGGACGATGTCGCCAAGGTGCAGCCGGTCTTCGACGCGCTCAAGCCGGAGGGCGACTTCGGCTCGGTGCACGCCGGCAAGGTCGGCGCCGGTCACTTCGCGAAGATGGTCCACAACGGCATCGAGTACGCCATGATGCAGGCGTACGCCGAGGGCTGGGAGCTGCTGGAGAAGGTCGACTCCGTCACCGACGTACGCGAGGTCTTCCGCTCCTGGCAGCAGGGCACGGTCATCCGCTCCTGGCTGCTGGACCTGGCCGTCAACGCGCTGGACGACGACGAGCACCTGGACAAGCTGCGCGGTTACGCCGCCGACTCCGGCGAGGGCCGGTGGACGGTGGAGGCCGCGATCGACAACGCGGTGCCGCTGCCCGCGATCACCGCGTCCCTGTTCGCGCGGTTCGCCTCGCGCCAGGACGACTCGCCGCAGATGAAGATGATCGCCGCGCTGCGCAACCAGTTCGGTGGCCACGCGGTGGAGAACGCCAAGAAGTAA